One part of the Archangium lipolyticum genome encodes these proteins:
- a CDS encoding DUF4230 domain-containing protein has translation MVRLLLRVLFLVVALAAGAVGTFLWLRPKPTPLPDTPALVTRVREVARLETLDVSLYKKVEFSPEPQATESLWKDVINWARYSIHTPRGRAIVFADVHLGYDFGRLDGSSLRVQGTRVDVALPPLEVKVELKPGETEVIGSNLDSAQTTLLLEKAREAFEREVKGDVRLKEKARRSAENTLRALFLSVGFREVNVVDVLPPPATAG, from the coding sequence ATGGTGCGCCTCCTCCTGCGGGTGTTGTTCCTCGTCGTCGCCCTGGCCGCCGGGGCCGTGGGAACCTTCCTCTGGCTCCGTCCCAAACCCACTCCCCTGCCCGACACCCCAGCGCTCGTCACCCGCGTCCGCGAGGTGGCCCGCCTGGAGACGCTGGATGTGTCCCTCTACAAGAAGGTGGAGTTCTCCCCGGAGCCCCAGGCCACGGAGTCGCTCTGGAAGGACGTCATCAACTGGGCGCGCTACTCCATCCACACGCCGCGCGGCCGCGCCATCGTCTTCGCGGACGTACACCTCGGCTATGACTTCGGCCGGCTGGATGGCTCCTCGCTGCGCGTCCAGGGCACACGCGTGGACGTGGCCCTCCCTCCCCTGGAGGTGAAGGTGGAGCTCAAGCCCGGGGAGACCGAGGTCATCGGCTCCAACCTCGACAGCGCCCAGACGACCCTCCTGCTGGAGAAGGCCCGCGAGGCCTTCGAGCGCGAGGTGAAGGGCGATGTCCGGTTGAAGGAGAAGGCACGCCGCTCGGCGGAGAATACGCTGCGCGCGCTGTTCCTCTCGGTGGGGTTCCGCGAGGTGAACGTGGTGGACGTGCTGCCTCCTCCGGCCACCGCCGGGTGA
- a CDS encoding amidohydrolase family protein gives MDSLRALFSLAVLLLSWGSAWAQVTAIRAGRLVDPETGTALANQVILVEGSRIKAVGPGLAIPEGATVIDLSGATVLPGLFDAHTHLCATLDPSQDGGEFLLMSLRSRAGYRALRGAAHAREMLEAGFTTVRDMGNAGDYADIDLRRAIKEGLVSGPTMLAAGRIIAPFGGQFGVRTRREVLEDPEYLFADTRDELLKAIRENIFFGADVIKVVVDGQRYAYSTEDLRFIVAEAGRSGLKVAAHAQTKEGAHRAIEAGVASVEHGFKATDEDLALAKKNGVVLVSTVFPEDVLRAFGWDAAGARRVHGNQVERLDRAWKVGLPIVFGSDVMVEVQGQTRGSLALSYTDSFVRAGIPPRAILQSMTTHAARLLGVEKERGAIKPGFFADLVATPRNPLDDIQALKQIHFVMKEGRVVRRAP, from the coding sequence TTGGACTCGCTACGCGCGCTCTTCTCGTTGGCCGTGCTGCTCCTGTCTTGGGGCAGTGCATGGGCCCAGGTCACCGCCATCCGCGCCGGCAGGCTCGTGGACCCGGAAACGGGCACCGCGCTCGCGAACCAGGTCATCCTCGTGGAGGGCTCGCGCATCAAGGCCGTGGGCCCGGGGCTCGCCATTCCCGAGGGTGCCACCGTCATCGACCTGTCGGGTGCCACCGTCCTGCCCGGCCTCTTCGATGCCCACACGCACCTGTGTGCCACGCTGGACCCCTCCCAGGACGGAGGGGAGTTCCTCCTCATGAGCCTCCGGAGCCGCGCCGGCTACCGCGCCCTGCGAGGAGCCGCCCATGCCCGCGAGATGCTGGAGGCGGGCTTCACCACCGTGCGAGACATGGGCAACGCCGGAGACTACGCGGACATCGACCTGCGCCGCGCCATCAAGGAGGGGCTGGTGTCCGGCCCCACCATGCTCGCCGCCGGCCGGATCATCGCCCCCTTCGGCGGCCAGTTCGGCGTGCGCACCCGGCGTGAGGTGCTCGAGGATCCCGAGTACCTCTTCGCCGACACCCGCGATGAGCTGCTCAAGGCCATCCGCGAGAACATCTTCTTCGGGGCCGACGTCATCAAGGTCGTCGTCGATGGACAGCGCTATGCCTATTCGACGGAGGACCTGCGCTTCATCGTCGCCGAGGCCGGCAGGTCCGGGCTGAAGGTGGCCGCCCACGCCCAGACGAAGGAGGGCGCCCATCGCGCCATCGAGGCGGGGGTGGCCTCCGTCGAGCACGGCTTCAAGGCGACGGACGAGGACCTCGCGCTCGCGAAGAAGAACGGCGTGGTGCTCGTCAGCACGGTCTTTCCCGAGGACGTGCTGCGCGCGTTCGGCTGGGACGCCGCTGGCGCCCGGCGTGTCCACGGCAACCAGGTGGAGCGGCTCGATCGCGCGTGGAAGGTGGGCCTTCCCATCGTCTTCGGCTCGGATGTGATGGTGGAGGTCCAGGGCCAGACGCGCGGCTCGCTCGCCCTCTCCTATACCGATAGCTTCGTCCGGGCGGGCATCCCCCCCCGGGCCATCCTCCAGTCGATGACGACCCATGCGGCCCGGCTGCTGGGCGTGGAGAAGGAGCGGGGCGCCATCAAGCCCGGGTTCTTCGCCGACCTCGTCGCCACCCCGCGCAATCCCCTCGACGACATCCAGGCGCTCAAGCAGATCCACTTCGTGATGAAGGAGGGCCGGGTGGTGCGGCGCGCTCCGTAG
- a CDS encoding DUF3060 domain-containing protein has product MSKVIRAAVLSGALSSLLLVPSLGAAQDKAHVKVGKNGQVEVKTDDTSVSVDGEKATVQTGGAGTEAGGNISISGANSQETHRCSPKTEVEITGSDNEVTLTGDCKSVSVNGSGNKVQVEAAAAITVMGADNEVIWKRGVGAKKPKVSRTGTDNKVTQAR; this is encoded by the coding sequence ATGTCGAAGGTCATTCGCGCGGCGGTACTGTCGGGAGCGCTGTCGAGCCTGCTGCTCGTTCCGAGCCTGGGCGCCGCGCAGGACAAGGCGCACGTGAAGGTGGGCAAGAACGGCCAGGTCGAGGTGAAGACGGACGACACGTCGGTGAGCGTCGATGGTGAGAAGGCCACCGTCCAGACGGGCGGTGCCGGGACCGAGGCTGGTGGGAACATCTCCATCAGCGGAGCGAACAGCCAGGAGACGCACCGCTGCTCGCCGAAGACCGAGGTGGAAATCACCGGCAGCGACAACGAGGTGACGCTCACGGGTGACTGCAAGAGCGTCAGTGTGAACGGCTCGGGCAACAAGGTGCAGGTGGAGGCCGCCGCCGCCATCACCGTGATGGGTGCCGATAACGAGGTCATCTGGAAGCGCGGCGTGGGCGCCAAGAAGCCCAAGGTGAGCCGCACCGGCACGGACAACAAGGTGACGCAGGCCCGCTGA
- a CDS encoding DUF2378 family protein: protein MCLATAEDTVCGLYFNSTLAVLQSVGDEALVRRCVEASGEKRFLDFFRYPVRLQGQMVSAALPALAEEFGSAEEALRQLGRLGAKHFLKAGAGKAMLSLSPGSPRQLLSTLPTAYRLSVSYGQYELRWTGPRSGRFVLRGDFMPHPFHEGTVATLLELGGAREVRVSGWPTGGLDSECEFCWQ from the coding sequence ATGTGCCTGGCGACCGCGGAGGACACCGTCTGCGGGCTGTACTTCAACAGCACGCTGGCGGTCCTGCAGTCGGTGGGAGACGAGGCTCTGGTGAGGCGCTGTGTGGAGGCGAGTGGGGAGAAGCGCTTCCTGGACTTCTTCCGCTACCCGGTGAGGTTGCAGGGGCAGATGGTCTCCGCCGCGCTGCCGGCGCTGGCGGAGGAGTTCGGCAGCGCGGAGGAGGCGCTGCGGCAGCTCGGGCGCCTGGGCGCGAAGCACTTCCTGAAGGCCGGGGCGGGCAAGGCGATGCTGTCGCTGTCTCCGGGGAGCCCGAGGCAGTTGCTGAGCACGCTGCCCACGGCCTACCGGCTGTCGGTGAGCTACGGCCAGTACGAGTTGAGGTGGACGGGTCCTCGCAGCGGCCGCTTCGTCCTCAGGGGCGACTTCATGCCCCACCCCTTCCACGAGGGCACGGTGGCGACGCTGCTGGAGCTGGGAGGCGCGCGGGAGGTGAGGGTGAGCGGATGGCCCACCGGAGGGCTCGACAGTGAGTGTGAGTTTTGTTGGCAGTGA
- a CDS encoding tetratricopeptide repeat protein, which yields MDPTSLERIRRKVEAGETLSDAELEALRTVAGNTPGPTLRLTVAHALMNAGAEREALRLLEVLRRDFPQDIQVRLGLARALLGLERPGDAEAVLREALVLNPGDPEALKVLAVLALRRGEHGRARAHVAEVLERDPFDQEARLLKEELEAADVPPSAVPRVQALRPEFTAALLAALHRAGVACRRQGNALLVRLASGEVGRVDVASLYTAYRDGTQELGAYVEGLVAQLQGLPGLTSDARSLVKRLRPVLRPAGFEAHAVGALHRPGPAGLEVFYVLEDAEFVHYLPEATLGPAGLSAEAVDEAAWRNLETLPAPVRPVVLDQGQVVLAETFSGLWAVAGGDGYDAARLLTAEQRRRLVLHAGEEALRVHLGWREFALLCRETDVAACESLARLGGAPDGISGLFRLDAGHLEAL from the coding sequence GTGGACCCCACTTCCCTGGAGCGCATCCGCCGCAAGGTGGAGGCCGGAGAGACACTGAGCGACGCGGAGCTGGAGGCGCTCCGCACCGTGGCGGGCAACACGCCGGGGCCCACGTTGCGGCTCACCGTGGCGCATGCGCTGATGAACGCGGGGGCCGAGCGCGAGGCCTTGCGTCTGCTGGAGGTGCTCCGGCGCGACTTCCCCCAGGACATCCAGGTCCGCCTGGGGCTGGCGCGGGCCCTGCTGGGGCTGGAGCGTCCGGGCGACGCGGAGGCGGTGCTGCGAGAGGCGCTCGTCCTCAACCCGGGAGATCCCGAGGCCCTCAAGGTGCTCGCGGTGCTGGCGCTGCGGCGGGGCGAGCACGGCCGGGCACGGGCTCATGTGGCCGAGGTGCTGGAGAGGGATCCGTTCGATCAGGAGGCACGGCTGCTCAAGGAGGAGCTGGAGGCGGCGGACGTGCCACCGTCGGCGGTGCCTCGCGTCCAGGCGCTGCGTCCGGAGTTCACCGCCGCGCTGCTGGCCGCGCTCCACCGGGCCGGCGTGGCATGCCGGCGGCAGGGCAATGCCCTGCTGGTGAGGCTCGCCTCGGGCGAGGTGGGCCGGGTGGACGTGGCCTCGCTCTACACCGCCTACCGGGACGGCACCCAGGAACTGGGCGCGTACGTGGAGGGGCTGGTGGCGCAGCTCCAGGGCCTGCCCGGGCTCACGTCGGACGCACGCTCCCTGGTGAAGCGGTTGCGTCCGGTGCTGCGGCCCGCCGGCTTCGAGGCTCATGCGGTGGGGGCGCTCCATCGGCCAGGACCGGCCGGGCTCGAGGTCTTCTACGTCCTGGAGGACGCCGAGTTCGTGCACTACCTGCCCGAGGCGACGCTCGGACCCGCGGGGCTGTCGGCGGAGGCGGTGGACGAGGCGGCCTGGCGCAACCTCGAGACCCTGCCCGCGCCGGTGCGGCCGGTGGTGTTGGATCAGGGGCAGGTGGTGCTCGCGGAGACCTTCAGCGGCTTGTGGGCGGTGGCTGGGGGAGACGGGTACGACGCGGCCCGGCTCCTCACGGCGGAGCAGCGGCGGCGGCTCGTGCTGCACGCGGGAGAGGAGGCCCTGCGCGTCCACCTGGGCTGGCGGGAGTTCGCGTTGCTGTGCCGCGAGACGGACGTGGCCGCGTGCGAGTCGCTGGCGCGGCTGGGCGGTGCACCCGATGGCATTTCCGGCCTCTTCCGGCTCGACGCCGGCCATCTCGAAGCCCTCTGA
- a CDS encoding HAD family hydrolase, whose amino-acid sequence MSLHPLSAAIFDMDGTLVDNMLFHARAWVSMSQSLGLDVPVERFEREFAGKRNEEIFPALLGRPVPPEELTRLAERKESHYRELYAPHLSPLRGARELLARLRGAGFQLAVATAAPSANRAFVLDGLELRSHFAQVVGAEDVTRGKPAPDIFLAAARALSVEPSTCVVFEDAVNGIRAARAAGMLAVGVTTMTPAEVLIDAGAHWVIGDFTTLPVDFERRLFGGAV is encoded by the coding sequence ATGAGCCTCCATCCCCTCTCCGCCGCCATCTTCGACATGGATGGCACCCTCGTCGACAACATGCTCTTCCACGCCCGGGCCTGGGTGTCCATGTCCCAGAGCCTCGGCCTCGACGTCCCCGTGGAGCGCTTCGAGCGGGAGTTCGCCGGCAAGCGCAACGAGGAGATCTTCCCCGCGCTGCTCGGCCGTCCCGTGCCGCCCGAGGAGCTGACGCGGCTGGCCGAGCGCAAGGAGTCCCACTACCGCGAGCTCTACGCGCCGCACCTGTCGCCGCTGCGGGGGGCTCGCGAGCTCCTCGCGCGCCTGCGCGGCGCGGGCTTCCAACTCGCGGTGGCCACGGCCGCGCCGAGCGCCAACCGCGCCTTCGTCCTCGACGGCCTGGAGCTGCGCTCGCACTTCGCCCAGGTGGTCGGCGCGGAGGACGTGACGCGCGGCAAGCCGGCGCCGGACATCTTCCTCGCCGCCGCGCGGGCGCTCTCGGTGGAGCCCTCCACGTGCGTCGTCTTCGAGGACGCGGTGAACGGCATCCGCGCGGCGCGCGCCGCCGGGATGCTCGCGGTGGGCGTCACCACCATGACGCCCGCCGAGGTCCTGATCGACGCCGGTGCCCACTGGGTCATTGGTGACTTCACTACCCTGCCGGTGGACTTCGAGCGGCGGCTCTTTGGCGGGGCTGTTTGA
- a CDS encoding DUF2378 family protein, with protein MELATPEDTVRGMFLRGLLEAIGELGDEALVRRCREVSGHEEFVELFSYPVGLQLRLISVAMETLAGRLGGWEPALRLLGRRAASDFLGSNAGRMLLVMGGGEPKRLLNSTPTGYRVSLSYGEHALRWTGVTSCLWSIKGGFLPYPYLEGIFLELLGKTNARNVTVVGRQTGPLDSEYDISWE; from the coding sequence ATGGAGCTGGCGACGCCCGAGGACACCGTGCGAGGCATGTTCCTCCGGGGACTCCTGGAGGCAATCGGGGAGCTCGGGGACGAGGCGTTGGTACGGCGCTGCCGGGAGGTCAGCGGACACGAGGAGTTCGTGGAGCTCTTCAGCTACCCCGTCGGGTTGCAGCTCCGGCTCATCTCCGTCGCGATGGAGACGCTGGCCGGGCGGCTGGGAGGCTGGGAGCCGGCACTGCGATTGTTGGGGCGGCGGGCCGCCAGTGACTTCCTGGGCTCCAACGCGGGCAGGATGCTGCTGGTGATGGGTGGGGGAGAGCCGAAGCGGCTGTTGAACAGCACTCCCACGGGCTACCGGGTGTCGCTGAGCTATGGCGAGCACGCGTTGCGGTGGACGGGGGTGACGAGCTGCCTCTGGAGCATCAAGGGCGGGTTCCTGCCCTACCCGTACCTGGAGGGCATCTTCCTGGAGCTGCTCGGGAAGACGAACGCCCGGAACGTGACGGTCGTCGGCCGCCAGACGGGACCACTCGATAGTGAATACGACATCTCCTGGGAGTGA
- a CDS encoding LysR family transcriptional regulator: protein MHHWDDLRVFLAAHRGRSHAAAARLLGVDATTVGRRLSALESALGARLFDRTREGLSLTREGARVLSMAEHIEERFLGLEREVGGSDVRLEGLLRLTAGEGLMSLVLVPHLLEFREKHPGIDLELRTDSRPLDLARREADVAVRLFRPREEALVVRRLGSLPYGLYASEAYLAHRGHPRTQRELSRHDFVTFDPSLDSVPEMRWLRRHAPGARYAVRTNSTSAILAACASGQGLAAVATAFASANPRLVRVLPGAKLPTREAWSAVHQDLRGNARVRALLSWLVDLFARLERGAAPAHASQETS from the coding sequence ATGCACCATTGGGATGACCTGCGGGTGTTCCTCGCGGCCCACCGGGGCCGCTCGCACGCGGCGGCCGCGCGGCTGCTGGGCGTGGACGCGACGACGGTGGGCCGCCGGCTCTCCGCGCTGGAGTCGGCGCTCGGCGCGCGCCTGTTCGACCGGACGCGAGAGGGACTGTCCCTCACGCGAGAGGGAGCCCGCGTGCTCTCCATGGCCGAGCACATCGAGGAGCGGTTCCTCGGCCTCGAGCGCGAGGTGGGCGGCAGCGATGTCCGCCTCGAGGGCCTGCTGCGGCTGACGGCCGGCGAGGGGTTGATGAGCCTGGTGCTGGTCCCCCACCTGCTGGAGTTCCGCGAGAAGCACCCGGGCATCGACCTGGAGCTGCGCACCGATTCGCGCCCGCTCGACCTGGCCCGCCGGGAGGCGGACGTGGCGGTGCGCCTCTTCCGCCCTCGCGAGGAGGCGCTCGTGGTCCGGCGGCTCGGGTCGCTGCCCTACGGCCTCTATGCCAGCGAGGCCTACCTCGCGCACCGGGGCCACCCGCGCACGCAGCGCGAGCTGTCCCGGCATGACTTCGTCACCTTCGACCCGTCCCTGGACTCCGTGCCCGAGATGCGCTGGCTGCGCCGCCACGCCCCCGGCGCGCGCTACGCAGTGCGCACCAACAGCACCTCGGCGATCCTGGCCGCCTGTGCCTCGGGCCAGGGCCTGGCCGCCGTCGCCACTGCCTTCGCCAGCGCGAACCCCCGCCTGGTGCGCGTGCTGCCCGGCGCGAAGCTACCCACCCGCGAGGCGTGGAGCGCGGTGCACCAGGATCTGCGCGGCAATGCCCGCGTGCGCGCCCTCCTCTCCTGGCTGGTGGACCTCTTCGCGCGGCTGGAGCGCGGAGCCGCGCCCGCTCACGCCTCCCAGGAGACGTCGTAG
- a CDS encoding class I SAM-dependent methyltransferase, with translation MSPLMEERPRLSLPLTAAGYAAANEAFRRCWSADREEVLSFLQAHPPTSGTENLRVLGIGVGDGSFDLRIIDTLRTLRGGVPISYVAVEPNEAQLAGFRSRVSGAQEQGTQFTFLALQAEDYVPDGRFDLIHYIHSLYHMPGAEERLVRMSLEHLRPGGKLLISLSSERGGIYQLMQRFWNEIDYSFFTRGLFGQESLRELFERNGIAYQYELYPQVSIDVSACFEPDSAQGRHLLDFLLQADMQRAPEPLRQRVLEALAELSRVVEGRRLLPHPSGVFTVSG, from the coding sequence GTGAGCCCACTCATGGAAGAGCGTCCTCGTCTTTCCCTGCCATTGACCGCGGCGGGTTACGCAGCGGCCAATGAGGCCTTCCGGCGTTGCTGGTCGGCGGACCGCGAGGAGGTGCTGTCGTTCCTCCAGGCCCATCCGCCCACGAGCGGTACCGAGAACCTACGGGTGCTGGGCATCGGAGTCGGAGACGGCTCGTTCGACCTGCGGATCATCGACACCCTGCGCACGCTGAGGGGCGGGGTACCCATCTCCTACGTGGCCGTCGAGCCCAACGAGGCGCAGCTCGCCGGCTTCCGCTCGCGCGTGAGCGGGGCTCAGGAGCAGGGGACCCAGTTCACCTTCCTGGCGCTCCAGGCCGAGGACTACGTGCCCGACGGGCGCTTCGACCTCATCCACTACATCCACTCGCTCTACCACATGCCCGGCGCCGAGGAGCGCCTGGTCCGCATGTCGTTGGAGCACCTGCGCCCCGGCGGCAAACTGCTGATCTCCCTCTCCTCGGAGCGAGGCGGCATCTACCAGTTGATGCAGCGCTTCTGGAACGAGATCGACTACAGCTTCTTCACCCGGGGGCTGTTCGGCCAGGAGAGCCTGCGCGAGCTGTTCGAGCGGAACGGCATTGCCTACCAGTACGAGCTCTACCCCCAGGTGTCGATCGACGTGAGCGCCTGCTTCGAGCCGGATTCGGCGCAGGGAAGGCACCTGCTCGACTTCCTGCTCCAGGCCGACATGCAGCGAGCCCCCGAGCCGCTGCGCCAGCGGGTGCTCGAGGCCCTGGCGGAGCTGTCCCGGGTCGTCGAGGGCCGGCGCCTGCTCCCGCACCCGAGCGGCGTGTTCACCGTATCCGGGTGA
- a CDS encoding methyltransferase domain-containing protein: MAMSSPKGKQWTFQLYAGLVTHGGVDRVVDIGPGRGTYAGFQVEGQFWTAVEVWGPYVREFELSQLYDRVIVADARWVDWSLLGGFDLSLCGDVMEHMEKQHAVDLADRLLRHGRFVIISIPVEHYPQSEVNGNPFEAHVKDDWSHEEVMASFPDVVVSHRQGDIGVYCLARDPADRQLLERMAHTIEEQKTAVKASATERAAPPGPPSSRSGSA; this comes from the coding sequence ATGGCGATGAGCTCTCCCAAGGGCAAGCAGTGGACGTTCCAGCTCTATGCGGGGCTGGTGACACACGGGGGCGTGGATCGGGTCGTGGACATCGGGCCGGGCCGTGGGACGTACGCCGGCTTCCAGGTCGAGGGACAGTTCTGGACGGCGGTGGAGGTCTGGGGCCCCTATGTCCGCGAGTTCGAGCTCTCGCAGCTGTACGACCGGGTGATCGTGGCCGATGCGCGGTGGGTGGACTGGTCGTTGCTGGGCGGCTTCGACCTGTCGCTCTGCGGTGACGTGATGGAGCACATGGAGAAGCAGCACGCCGTGGACCTGGCGGACCGGCTGTTGCGGCACGGCCGCTTCGTCATCATCTCGATTCCCGTGGAGCACTATCCCCAGAGCGAGGTGAACGGCAACCCGTTCGAGGCGCACGTCAAGGACGACTGGTCCCACGAGGAGGTCATGGCCAGCTTCCCGGACGTCGTCGTGTCCCATCGCCAGGGTGACATCGGCGTCTACTGTCTCGCGCGGGACCCCGCGGATCGGCAACTCCTCGAGCGCATGGCGCACACGATCGAGGAGCAGAAGACCGCGGTGAAGGCCTCCGCTACGGAGCGCGCCGCACCACCCGGCCCTCCTTCATCACGAAGTGGATCTGCTTGA
- a CDS encoding DUF2378 family protein: MALTTPNDMARGLFLQSVLKAIRALGDEALVNRCTAVCGQKRFSDFFNYPIRLQLQLVDTAMPALAARYGDSGQALWLLGHCVAMDFLESEAGRTMQVLVRGEPKRLVNNLPSTYQVSVDGERSVKWLGPQCCRFIMTRDFMPPEFHEGQLVAMLERLNASKIKVIGRQTGVLDSEYDISWQ, encoded by the coding sequence ATGGCGTTGACGACTCCGAACGACATGGCACGTGGGTTGTTCCTCCAAAGTGTGTTGAAGGCCATCCGGGCGCTGGGAGACGAGGCCCTGGTGAACCGCTGCACCGCCGTGTGTGGGCAGAAGCGCTTCTCCGACTTCTTCAACTACCCCATCCGGCTGCAACTCCAGCTGGTCGACACGGCGATGCCGGCCCTGGCGGCGCGCTACGGGGACTCCGGGCAGGCCCTGTGGCTGCTGGGCCATTGCGTCGCCATGGACTTCCTGGAGTCCGAGGCGGGCAGGACGATGCAGGTGCTGGTCCGCGGCGAGCCGAAGCGGCTGGTGAACAACCTGCCGTCGACCTACCAGGTGTCGGTGGATGGCGAGCGCTCGGTGAAGTGGCTGGGACCGCAGTGTTGCCGGTTCATCATGACGCGCGACTTCATGCCCCCCGAGTTCCACGAGGGGCAGTTGGTGGCGATGCTCGAGCGGTTGAATGCCAGCAAGATCAAGGTCATCGGCCGGCAGACGGGTGTGCTCGACAGCGAGTACGACATCTCCTGGCAATAG
- a CDS encoding zinc-dependent alcohol dehydrogenase family protein: protein MKAFELRGFGLDSLVLTERPDPVPGPFEVVVRMRAASLNYRDLVLMRGTYDPNLRFPLVPLSDGAGEVVAVGPEVTRVKPGERVVLSYVQDWVAGAPVPSLVARRLGGPTDGVLAQYVKVPEHGLVHAPAHLSDVEAATLPIAAVTAWHALFEVGRVRPGDTVLVEGTGGVSLFALQLARLAGARVLVTSSSDEKLARAKALGASAGVNYRKTPEWDEAVLALTGGRGVDHVVEVAGGANLGRALRAVRLGGEVSVLGFLEETRSELELTQAIRRCVTLRAVSAGSRASLEHLIRALEVHSVRPVVDRVFPFTEARAALEHLASGQHFGKVALAFPG from the coding sequence ATGAAGGCATTTGAGCTGCGCGGATTCGGATTGGACTCATTGGTGCTCACCGAGCGGCCGGACCCCGTGCCGGGCCCATTCGAGGTCGTCGTGCGCATGCGCGCGGCCTCGCTCAACTATCGCGACCTGGTGCTCATGCGGGGCACGTACGACCCGAACCTGCGGTTTCCGCTCGTTCCGCTGTCCGATGGAGCGGGCGAGGTGGTGGCGGTGGGGCCCGAGGTGACGCGCGTGAAGCCCGGGGAGCGGGTGGTGCTCTCGTACGTGCAGGACTGGGTGGCGGGAGCGCCCGTGCCCTCGCTGGTGGCGCGCCGGCTGGGCGGGCCCACCGATGGCGTGCTGGCGCAATACGTGAAGGTGCCCGAGCACGGGCTCGTCCATGCGCCGGCGCACCTGTCGGACGTGGAGGCCGCCACGCTGCCCATCGCCGCGGTGACGGCGTGGCACGCGCTCTTCGAGGTGGGCCGGGTGCGGCCCGGGGACACGGTGCTCGTGGAGGGCACGGGAGGCGTGTCGCTCTTCGCGCTGCAACTGGCGCGGCTGGCCGGGGCGCGGGTGCTGGTGACGTCCAGCAGTGACGAGAAGCTGGCCCGGGCCAAGGCGCTCGGCGCGAGCGCGGGCGTCAACTACCGGAAGACGCCGGAGTGGGACGAGGCGGTGCTGGCGCTCACGGGCGGACGCGGGGTGGACCACGTGGTGGAGGTGGCGGGCGGGGCCAACCTGGGGCGCGCGCTGCGCGCGGTGCGCCTGGGCGGCGAGGTGAGCGTGTTGGGCTTCCTGGAGGAGACGCGCTCGGAGCTGGAGCTGACGCAGGCCATCCGCCGGTGTGTCACCCTGCGGGCGGTGTCGGCGGGGAGCAGGGCGAGCCTCGAGCACCTCATTCGCGCGCTGGAGGTCCATTCGGTGCGCCCCGTGGTGGACCGGGTGTTCCCCTTCACGGAAGCGCGGGCGGCGCTCGAACACCTGGCGAGCGGGCAACACTTCGGCAAGGTAGCCCTGGCCTTCCCCGGCTGA
- a CDS encoding 2OG-Fe(II) oxygenase, giving the protein MSLLSLRDEEIQSLGERGWFTRASFLGDAAARAVHAEARARVEAGQLRPAGIRRGADHTLDRDTRGDFITWVTPEEQGSAIGHLREAYAALGETLSAEAYLGLGRFDLQLAWYPGEGARYARHFDAFPGQSNRRVTAIYYLNPDWVPAHGGLLRIYPEGGPVDVEPTLDRLVVFLSERIEHEVLPAHGPRLALTAWFYGRSAG; this is encoded by the coding sequence ATGAGCCTGCTGTCCCTTCGGGATGAAGAAATCCAGTCACTCGGTGAGCGGGGTTGGTTCACCCGTGCGTCCTTCCTCGGAGACGCGGCCGCGCGAGCCGTCCACGCCGAGGCGAGGGCGCGCGTCGAGGCCGGCCAGCTGCGTCCGGCGGGCATCCGTCGCGGCGCGGACCACACGCTGGACCGGGACACGCGCGGTGACTTCATCACCTGGGTGACGCCGGAGGAGCAGGGCTCGGCGATCGGCCACCTGCGGGAGGCCTACGCCGCGCTCGGTGAGACGCTGTCGGCGGAGGCGTACCTGGGCCTCGGGCGTTTCGATTTGCAGCTCGCCTGGTACCCGGGGGAGGGAGCGCGGTACGCGCGCCACTTCGACGCCTTCCCCGGACAGTCCAACCGGCGCGTCACCGCCATCTACTACCTCAACCCGGACTGGGTGCCTGCTCACGGCGGGCTGCTGCGCATCTACCCCGAGGGCGGACCCGTGGACGTGGAGCCCACGCTGGACAGGCTCGTGGTGTTCCTCAGCGAGCGCATCGAGCACGAGGTGCTGCCCGCGCATGGCCCCCGGCTGGCGCTCACCGCCTGGTTCTACGGGCGGAGCGCCGGTTGA